One window of the Archangium primigenium genome contains the following:
- a CDS encoding GTPase, whose product MDDTLPDSESLERLLSDARQLPALQPHAARLERLRQDYARGHARREVPLTVALVGATGAGKSTLLNALAGQALAREGEDRPTSTAATVFAPEGLALEDLGQVGARVVRYTPGPRGLWSGQVFIDTPDLNSVATAHREVARGALERADVALVVMHRGSVAESSQAEFLAEFARRRALVFLINFADELSAESREALKSQARRLAAERYGLALEAVPVFAISGRAAQQGQDPSGEFGALLFHLQSLASETVAERVRRDNARGALTELGTRVEGALKETEDTLARAGAALAAGMGRAATALREDFDARLVLAQGHLASEVREQAAGRFWGPAAWGMRLSTAGVGGLGAATLVARRNLPVGLAVAATTTVLDAVRERTRARAAETAVVEPFEDDLAVESAARASLTEARSLAYAGGLTPEALGLPDLDTLLAELKAARASAWRYTLTTAVAGAVARWWRTARWLLLPLINLPLFALLAHVGYRVVRAYVEGPLLGVDYFLNAGALFALLAGAGALLASASLAGTTRAVRRAGLERFGVLLEALGARFGESVQGGLRSGREAARALLRLR is encoded by the coding sequence GTGGACGATACCCTGCCCGACTCCGAGTCCTTGGAGCGCCTCCTTTCCGACGCGCGCCAGTTGCCCGCGCTCCAGCCCCACGCGGCCCGGCTGGAGCGCCTGCGCCAGGACTACGCGCGCGGACATGCACGGCGAGAGGTGCCGCTCACCGTCGCGCTGGTGGGCGCCACGGGCGCGGGCAAGTCCACCCTGCTCAACGCCCTGGCCGGCCAGGCGCTCGCGCGCGAGGGAGAGGATCGGCCCACGAGCACCGCCGCCACCGTGTTCGCCCCCGAGGGGCTCGCGCTGGAGGACCTGGGCCAGGTGGGCGCGCGCGTGGTGCGCTACACGCCGGGGCCTCGGGGCCTGTGGAGCGGCCAGGTGTTCATCGACACGCCGGACCTCAACAGCGTGGCCACGGCGCACCGCGAGGTGGCGCGCGGGGCGCTGGAGCGCGCGGACGTGGCCCTCGTCGTCATGCACCGCGGCAGCGTCGCCGAGTCCTCCCAGGCCGAGTTCCTCGCGGAGTTCGCCCGGCGCCGCGCACTCGTGTTCCTCATCAATTTCGCGGACGAGCTGTCGGCCGAGTCGCGCGAGGCCCTCAAGTCTCAGGCGCGTCGGCTCGCCGCGGAGCGCTACGGGCTGGCGCTGGAGGCCGTGCCCGTCTTCGCCATCAGCGGCCGCGCGGCGCAGCAGGGGCAGGATCCATCCGGCGAGTTCGGCGCCCTGCTCTTCCACCTCCAGTCCCTGGCGAGCGAGACGGTGGCCGAGCGGGTGCGGCGCGACAATGCCCGGGGCGCGCTCACGGAGCTGGGCACGCGGGTGGAGGGCGCGCTGAAGGAGACGGAGGACACGCTCGCGCGGGCGGGCGCCGCGCTGGCCGCGGGCATGGGCCGGGCCGCCACCGCGCTGCGCGAGGACTTCGACGCGCGGCTGGTGCTCGCGCAGGGCCACCTGGCCTCGGAGGTGCGGGAGCAGGCCGCGGGGCGCTTCTGGGGCCCGGCCGCCTGGGGCATGCGGCTGTCCACCGCGGGCGTGGGGGGGCTGGGCGCGGCCACGCTGGTGGCCCGGCGCAACCTGCCGGTGGGGCTCGCGGTGGCGGCCACCACCACGGTGCTGGACGCGGTGCGCGAGCGCACCCGGGCGCGCGCCGCGGAGACGGCGGTGGTGGAGCCCTTCGAGGACGACCTGGCGGTGGAGTCCGCCGCGCGCGCCTCGCTCACCGAGGCGCGGAGCCTCGCGTACGCGGGGGGCCTCACCCCGGAGGCGCTGGGCCTGCCGGACCTGGACACCCTGCTCGCGGAGCTCAAGGCGGCGCGCGCCAGCGCCTGGCGCTACACGCTCACCACCGCGGTGGCCGGGGCCGTGGCCCGTTGGTGGCGCACCGCGCGCTGGCTGCTGCTGCCGCTTATCAACCTGCCCCTCTTCGCGCTGCTCGCGCACGTGGGCTACCGCGTGGTGCGCGCCTACGTGGAGGGGCCCCTGCTCGGCGTGGACTACTTCCTCAACGCGGGCGCGCTCTTCGCGCTGCTCGCGGGCGCGGGCGCGCTCTTGGCCTCGGCGAGCCTCGCCGGCACCACCCGCGCCGTGCGCCGCGCGGGCCTGGAGCGCTTCGGCGTCTTGTTGGAGGCCCTCGGCGCGCGCTTCGGTGAATCGGTCCAGGGCGGGCTGCGCTCCGGCCGCGAGGCGGCGCGCGCCCTGCTCCGGCTGCGCTGA